A part of Aegilops tauschii subsp. strangulata cultivar AL8/78 chromosome 2, Aet v6.0, whole genome shotgun sequence genomic DNA contains:
- the LOC109785514 gene encoding BTB/POZ and MATH domain-containing protein 1-like: MATCRCWELPLPDMFRGREHLYVDGEDGSLYVYCEVEVLQEDTDIPADADQTFMVPPQTISRDLGRLLLIPGQGVPETESELLRRRCMLPDVTFIVEQTEIHAHKLMLAMRAMLHFIYTDQLQLNSADDGRTPMMLDLLVADRYDIESLRLMCENMLSESMEVEYVMSILMEVHGRHSCRSVEASCIEYMASDPAVYATVKATNDYEELKESCCSFVLEVADKVAAVNMTHNLCSNAPSSSSSRPQMNVCTHYSLEVAEGTHEFKIPHFVFVQRRHGVGKEINSEAFLVGDYGWKIRVYPSSSSEKAQGHISVYAELLTDPGPEGVNVTLGFKLDDHSGESPHLMKWLEKTFTTKSDWGYAKFVTIESAKSCHLADDGSLTIRCDVAIIKKVHTCSTSTTTMGTRATMPPSDIASHLKQLLVSEHGSDVCFLVEDCELRAHNLVIAARSPTLYKMMVMGNKDDHVIPVHDVTVEVFKAVLHFIYTDELPPIQDLVHDGADQDELMIAEDMLVEACWFGLDRMKAMCENLLVRFLDSEEDALQTIKLGCDLQCSKLINYCHQFIMLTELRQIQGENVSLVDRFGTCVFLGISTSDYIRSKPSESTL; this comes from the exons ATGGCTACTTGCAGATGCTGGGAGCTACCTCTCCCCGACATGTTCCGTGGCCGGGAGCATCTCTACGTCGACGGCGAGGACGGTAGTCTCTACGTCTACTGTGAGGTGGAAGTCCTACAGGAGGACACCGACATACCGGCAGATGCAGACCAAACCTTCATGGTGCCGCCGCAGACAATCTCCAGAGATCTTGGCAGGCTTCTTCTAATTCCGGGGCAGGGAGTGCCTGAGACGGAGTCGGAGTTGTTGCGAAGACGTTGCATGTTGCCGGACGTGACCTTCATTGTCGAGCAGACCGAGATACATGCGCACAAACTCATGCTCGCCATGCG AGCCATGCTACACTTCATCTACACCGATCAGCTCCAACTAAATAGCGCCGATGATGGTCGTACGCCTATGATGCTCGACCTACTTGTGGCGGATCGATACGACATCGAAAGCCTGAGGCTCATGTGTGAGAACATGTTGTCCGAGAGCATGGAAGTCGAATATGTCATGTCGATACTGATGGAGGTTCATGGCCGGCATAGCTGTAGGTCGGTGGAGGCCTCCTGCATCGAGTACATGGCGTCAGATCCTGCCGTGTACGCCACTGTGAAGGCAACGAATGACTACGAGGAGTTGAAGGAGAGTTGTTGCTCTTTCGTACTCGAGGTCGCTGACAAAGTAGCAGCCGTCAACATGACTCATAACTTGTGCTCCAATGCtccttcctcctccagcagccgACCGCAGATGAATGTGTGCACACATTACTCATTGGAGGTGGCCGAGGGCACACACGAGTTTAAAATCCCCCATTTTGTCTTTGTGCAAAGGAGGCATGGAGTTGGCAAAGAAATCAATTCCGAAGCTTTCCTGGTCGGCGATTACGGTTGGAAGATAAGGGTATACCCGTCGTCGTCATCAGAGAAGGCACAAGGGCACATCTCTGTGTACGCCGAGCTATTGACTGATCCTGGACCTGAAGGTGTCAATGTGACATTGGGCTTTAAGTTGGATGATCATAGTGGCGAGTCACCGCATTTGATGAAATGGTTAGAGAAAACCTTTACGACCAAGTCAGATTGGGGATATGCAAAGTTCGTCACCATTGAATCTGCCAAGTCATGTCACCTAGCAGATGATGGATCCCTTACCATACGTTGTGATGTTGCCATCATCAAGAAGGTCCACACTTGTAGTACTAGCACCACCACCATGGGCACCAGAGCCACAATGCCACCGTCTGATATTGCCTCTCACCTGAAGCAGTTGTTGGTGAGCGAGCACGGGTCGGATGTATGTTTCCTGGTCGAGGACTGTGAGCTCCGCGCGCACAACCTTGTGATAGCCGCACGATCACCAACCCTATATAAGATGATGGTAATGGGCAACAAGGATGACCACGTCATACCGGTTCACGATGTGACGGTCGAGGTCTTCAAGGCCGTGCTCCACTTCATCTACACCGATGAGTTGCCTCCAATTCAAGACCTAGTCCATGATGGTGCTGACCAAGATGAGTTGATGATAGCGGAAGATATGCTGGTTGAGGCGTGCTGGTTCGGTCTCGATAGGATGAAGGCCATGTGTGAGAATTTGCTGGTTAGGTTCCTCGACTCGGAAGAAGATGCATTACAAACGATAAAGCTGGGCTGCGATCTCCAATGCTCAAAGCTCATAAATTACTGCCACCAGTTCATCATGTTGACAGAACTTAGGCAAATACAAGGTGAAAATGTTTCCCTGGTCGACCGTTTTGGCACATGTGtgtttctaggcatttcaacaagtgactacatacggagcaaaccgagtgaatctacactctaa
- the LOC109785516 gene encoding vacuolar cation/proton exchanger 1b yields MDSSAVAVAAPLLEAGGKEMRHLGRTAHNMSSSSLRKKSDTSLVRKVPCAALRGFLSTLQEVLFGTKLFVLFPAVLLAVVARYMRFGQVWLFVLSLIGLIPLAERLSFLTEQIAFYTGPTVGGLLNATFGNVTEVIIALFALREGKITVVKCSLLGSILSNLLLVLGTSLFFGGLANLGVEQPYDRKQADVSTGLLILGVLCQSMPLMLRYAVSAGEHAVNSDDSGLVLSRACSVLMILAYGAYLYFQLKTHRQLFEPQEVEDDGDDLVSEDEAVLGFTSAMVWLAVMTVITALLSEYVVSTIEAASESWELSVSFISIILIPIVGNAAEHAGAIIFAFKNKLDITLGVSLGSATQISMFVVPLSVLVAWVMGVPMDLDFNLLETGSLFLAILVTSFTLQDGSSHYLKGLLLLLCYAVIGVCFFVLRRRSADGSN; encoded by the exons atGGACTCCTccgcggtggcggtggcggcgccGCTGCTGGAGGCCGGCGGCAAGGAGATGCGGCACCTGGGCCGCACCGCGCACAAcatgtcctcctcctccctccgcaAGAAGTCCGACACCTCGCTCGTCCGCAAGGTGCCCTGCGCCGCGCTCCGCGGCTTCCTCTCCACCCTCCAGGAGGTGCTCTTCGGCACCAAGCTCTTCGTCCTCTTCCCCGCCGtcctcctcgccgtcgtcgcCAGATACATGCGCTTCGGCCAG GTGTGGCTCTTCGTGCTTAGCTTAATCGGGCTCATTCCTCTTGCGGAGCGACTCAGTTTCCTGACGGA ACAGATCGCTTTCTACACCGGTCCCACTG TCGGTGGACTGTTGAATGCGACATTTGGCAACGTCACCGAGGTTATCATCGCGCTATTCGCCCTGAGGGAAGGCAAGATAACGGTGGTGAAATGCTCCCTGCTCGGCTCCATCTTGTCCAACCTGCTGCTTGTCCTCGGGACCTCCCTCTTTTTTGGTGGGCTTGCCAACCTCGGTGTCGAGCAGCCATACGACAGA AAGCAAGCAGATGTCAGCACAGGGCTTCTGATTCTTGGTGTGCTATGCCAATCGATGCCGCTGATGCTGAGGTATGCAGTAAGCGCCGGTGAGCATGCAGTAAACTCTGACGATTCAGGATTGGTGCTATCCCGGGCATGCAGCGTTCTCATGATCCTGGCCTATGGAGCCTACCTTTACTTCCAGCTGAAGACGCATCGCCAGCTCTTTGAACCACAGGAG GTTgaagatgatggtgatgatttGGTCTCTGAAGATGAGGCGGTACTGGGGTTTACAAGTGCGATGGTTTGGCTAGCAGTCATGACTGTGATAACCGCCTTACTGTCGGAGTATGTCGTGAGCACAATTGAG GCGGCCTCAGAATCCTGGGAACTATCAGTGAGCTTCATTAGCATCATCTTGATTCCGATTGTCGGGAATGCAGCAGAGCATGCTGGAGCAATCATATTTGCTTTTAAGAACAAGCTG GACATCACCCTTGGAGTATCTTTGGGGTCAGCTACGCAGATTTCCATGTTTGTG GTGCCGCTGAGTGTCCTTGTGGCTTGGGTCATGGGGGTTCCAATGGATCTTGATTTCAACCTGCTAGAGACTGGTTCCTTGTTCCTCGCAATATTGGTCACAAGCTTCACCCTCCAG GACGGGTCGTCGCATTATCTGAAGGGACTGCTTCTCCTCCTTTGCTACGCCGTGATCGGCGTGTGCTTTTTTGTCCTGAGACGACGTTCAG CTGATGGAAGCAACTAA